A genomic region of Alligator mississippiensis isolate rAllMis1 chromosome 6, rAllMis1, whole genome shotgun sequence contains the following coding sequences:
- the LOC109285592 gene encoding pulmonary surfactant-associated protein D-like, with protein sequence MIIIHLFHKHLERQVLYLERQLRALERSFSKYKKVTLFPNGRIVGEKVFVTSGYQGDFISVKQMCSQACGKLASPQDSAENSAVQQIAAVYTKKVFLGINDIQMEGRFRYWNVQVIIYSNWAPREPNNDRGNEDCVEIYPNGFWNDQNCREKRLIVCEF encoded by the exons ATGATAATAATTCATCTTTTTCATAAACATCTTGAAAGACAAGTGCTTTATTTGGAAAGGCAGTTGAGAGCTCTAGAGAGAAGCTTCTCCAAATACAAAAAAG TGACACTGTTCCCAAATGGCAGAATTGTGGGTGAAAAGGTATTTGTGACCAGTGGCTATCAAGGTGATTTCATCAGTGTAAAACAAATGTGTTCTCAAGCTTGTGGCAAGCTAGCTTCCCCTCAAGATTCAGCGGAGAACTCTGCTGTCCAGCAAATTGCTGCTGTGTACACCAAAAAGGTGTTTCTAGGAATAAATGACATCCAGATGGAGGGGCGGTTCAGGTATTGGAATGTCCAAGTCATTATCTACTCCAACTGGGCACCGAGAGAACCAAATAATGATAGAGGCAATGAGGACTGCGTGGAAATATATCCAAATGGCTTTTGGAATGACCAAAACTGTAGAGAGAAGCGGTTAATTGTTTGTGAATTTTAA